ATCGAGGACGTCTTCGGCTGGGCTCCGAATCCCGACCGCGTCAAACAGATCAGGGATCCCCATCATCCTGCCGAAGTCCGCCACGATCCGAGCGACCCCAGAACAGAGATCACAGCCTCGTCAGGACAGATTGTCTTTCTGGACGCCTGGCCCGAGAAATGGACGCCGTTAGTCGTTGATATATTGAATAACCACCATTTCAGTTATTACCAGAATCAGGAACCACCGGGAGACTGGGATTCGCCCCGTCCGGTGTATTTCCTGGCGGTTTCTGCCGGTCACACGTTCTGTTTCGCACTGGCCAAACGCCGGGCGGATGTCCCGGATGAACTCCTTCAACTGGCGACCGAATGGTTGGTGGGCGCCCTTGAGTACGAAGGGGCCGGTGCAAAAACGGCCTCCGGGTATGGATCGTTCAAGCTAACCGAGACGCCAAAGCTGTTCTCCTCGGATAACATCGATAAAACCTGGAAAGGGGCCCTGGCCAAGCAAAAACGGGCAGAATTCACCTGCACGCTGGAACTCGTCACGCCGGCGTTTCTGGCGGGACCCTTGCAAAAGGAGGAGGACTGCGAACTCCGGCCGGCAACGCTGCGGGGCATGCTCCGCTGGTGGTGGCGGACCATGCACGCCGCCCACGTGGACGCCGCCACTCTCTATCGGATGGAATCCGCGATTTGGGGCGATACAAATTCCTGCGGCGCCGTCCGCGTTACGGTGGAGCCGTTAGACAACGTAAAGCCTGTTTTATTCGATAAAAACAAGGTAAGAGACGAAAATAAACTGCCTGCTCCGCCGAATAAAAGGACTACGCAAGGGCTTAATTATTTCACTTTCGGCATGGATGACATGCGCAGGGAGAATGGCCAGCGCCAGCGTTATCAGCGCTATTATATAATGCCGGGTGCAAAATGGCGGGTGACGATGAGAGTTCGTCCGAAGATATATGAAATAAAAAATGATAAAGGCATCGTTATTGAAAAATGGGACCTATCAGTTTCTGATGTCCTGCCCCAGGCTCAGGCGGCGTTGTGGTTGCTCTGTTACTACGGAGGGGTTGGCTCCAAGTCGCGGAAGGGTTTTGGTTGTTTCGATGTGCCCGCCGAACTTTCCAGTTGGAACCTGGAAAAATGTAAAGAAGTCGCCGCGAAGTTTCGCAAGGCATGCAACCGGTCAACTCAAAAAGGGTGCGACGCACCGACTCTGGAAACGATGATTTCGGGTGAGGAGCTCCCGGTTGGCTGGAAAAATGTCTGGTGGATCCTGGACCGTATCGGTGCCGCCGCTCAAGCTTTTGCCCAACAGTACGCGAAAAATGCTCAAAAACTGGCGTTGGGACTGCCGAGAAATGTACGCGGCCGATTTAACCTAGGCGAACACGTTGCAAAGACGAACCGTCACGCATCGCCGCTCATCTTTCATGTGGGACGTCAAAATGGGAATTATGTTGTGCGCTGTGTCGGGTTTCCTTCCCCAGAGTTACCGGCCGATCGCACGCGAAAGGCAAGCCAGAATTTTCTTACTCAGGCGATACAAACAATAACTGCCAATCTGAAAAGTGCGTTTTCGAACTCACAGGGGGCCGCCATGCAGCCGGCGCGGTTCCCCACTGGTCAGCCTGGCCAAAGTCCAGGGGCTGGGGCTCGGCCCACCAGCGCCCCCGCTCCTTCTCTCCCTACTTTGAAAAGTGGCGACGAAGTGGAAGTCACAATCGTGGAAGATCCCAAAGGCAAAGGCAGATTGTTCGCAAAACACGAGGCTACAGGTCTCGTCGGAAATATCATTGATCCGAATAATGTGCCCGATAAAACAATTGGAGCAAAAATACACGTGTTTATTCACTCGATCAACATGAAGCAAAAACAGATTCAATTCAAAGCTAAAAAATAGAAAGCCTGTAACATTTCGGAAAAATGTCCATTCCTTTAAAGCCTGTGAAGAACGTGCGATGTTCGTAAAGCCAAGGCGTTGGCACGAATTGGCGGCTAGGGCTGCGGCGTCCGCCTGTTTCGGTTTGCCCTGGCCGTCTTGTCTGTTAAAGCGACCGAGTATCAAGTTTTTGCAGGGTTCCAGATCGGGCGCATAGGGTATGCAACAGCTACCCAATGCTATGGTCGTCCTCTCCAGTGAACAGCTCTGGCCGAATATCCTCGGTTTGGTCCATTGGCATAAACATGAGGGCGGCGTCAAGGATTTATGCATTTATTACACGAACAATCCTGTCAGATCAAAGCAGCCCGCCGAACGCTTTGCGGCATTTGCCAAAAAGGTTTTTCCACCGATCCATGTTCATCTTCCAGAAGCTCCCGGCGGCACGTTGCCACAGGATGTGTTGGGCCAGATCCTCGCCTGGCAAAAGCAGCTTCCGGCAAGGCGGTGGATCATCAATGCCACGGGCGGACTCAAGCTCATGTTCTATGGAGCCGTTCAGGCCAAGGAGTTGCCGAATACGGAAGTCGTTTACGGAGAGCTTTCCGGTGAATGGTTCCGCTGGAGAAAAACCGCCCACGGTGAACAACTGGAATCGTTGTCAATAGATCGTGCGGAAACCGACTATATTCCCGTCAGATATCTCGTGCAGGCGCAGTCGGGAGTGGCCTTCAACCGTACATGGCAGTGTCAAAAGCCCGAACCACTGCCTGTCGCACAAGTTGTTCAGGACGGAATCGAGACGGGCTGGGACTGGCCTCGGATGTTCGCCAGGATTGGCCGGCCGAATGAGGGTCAGGCAGGATTTCTCTTCGAAAAATTCGTCGCTGCCGTGCTTCTCGAAATGGGTATCCCGCAGGTAGACGTTAATGCGAAGCTCGGCGAAGGCAATGGTCAATCCGTGCAGGAAATAGACGTGATCGCGAACTATCGTGGCCGAATTTTAATCTTCGATTGCAAGCTCCGCGTGGAAAGCGAGGAAGGCCGCCGGGTGGAGCCCCTTGCCGTCCAGATTCGTCAGGCGGCCGCCATCCGCCGCGATATCGGGGGAATCGGGGCGATGCTCCTGATGATCAGGCCGGGTCGAGCATTCCGTGAGCAGGAAAAATTGCTGGCGAGGGAACTGGGAGTGGATATACTCGACAGCGCCGCAACATTGAATTTCTTTCGCGAATTGGCCCGTTTTTGTGGATTGCCAGGAGAACTTCCCGCGTCCTTGCAAAAGGCCCAGGATTTACTCGACGGAGCGAAGTCCCAGGGCTATCAGGAGGCATTGGCAAAATCCAGCTTTTTAGGCGCTACCCCCGGTGCGGAGCCGCGGGGTGTGTTGATCCGCTTGGAAAGTCACCTCAACAAATACATGGAGGAGACAGCTCAGGATTGGGCCGTCTATCAGATGGGACGTCACATCTATTTATACTACAAAATTCCTCCAAACGTTCCCGCCGCGGTATGCCTCAATCGGTGGCAGCAAATCTGCGATGAAGTGGCTGAAATCAAACCTCTCTGGACGGCAAAAGGGGGCAAAGTGGCGCTCGCCAGACTTATTCCCAAGGTCGATACTGACCAACTGAGAATGTTTTTGGGACGCCACCGAGGTCAGAAACTTCTCCAGTAGCCCCTCCATTACGCTGCACAATATCGGAATAACAGACGTTTCATTGTGTTATCATATTGAGTATATTCGAATAAGCCCCGACCATGGCTACTCTAACGGGCAAATGGCGTGGCGCAACGCGCCGGGCAAAATCATTCAAGGCGGTTTCTTTTCGGAGCTGAACACGGCCAATTCGGCCAGACCCACGTTTTGGGTTCCAGGTTTGGTTGCCGTGACTAAAAAGGCCAGCCATTTGACCTCGCCCGGCGGAAAGACGATTCCCCCACCTTGACGCGCATTGTCGAGAAGTTCGGGCGTCTCGATCGTGGTGCCATCGCTGAAAATCAAGAGCCTCCTTGGAATCTGGTCAAGTGAGTTTGGGCGATCGAAGAGCCAGACGCGGTCCACCGCTACTGGTTCGGCCACGGGCGGCAAATAAACGCAGTATCACCTTCTTCGGAAGATGCCCAGGCCCTGGCTGGGCTTTGAGGAAAGCCCGCCACGACGCTGTTGCAGGCGGCCTCGCAGCGGTAGCCTGGATAGCTTGAACTCGCCGCCCCGGATGCTGGCCTGGCGAGGTTGTGCCGGGCGGAGAGCGGAGAATCTGGGCATACGCCTCCAGGAGAAAAGCCGTATTTCTGCAACACATGGCACCACGGCCAAATCGATTGAATCGCGGTAGGGGCAATTCATGAATTGCCCCTACCTGGATCTGAATGTGTTGTACGCCCGGCTCATCAATTGTTGTAAGTGCCACATGTCCAGGTGTGTTCGGACTTCGGAGGGACCCGCTCGTCGGGTCTGTTTTTTCGGAGGGACCCGCTCGTCGGGTCCGCGTAATTGCAAGGACCCGCTTGTCGGGTCCGGTAAACACCGATCGACGGCCCATTCCCTTTCCCCGGGCACGACGAGCGTGCCCCTCCGGAATAATCTCGGAGGGACCCGCTTGTCAGGTCCATTCCAGGTTCTATGCGAGGTTTTCGAGGTTTTCCCTTCTAACCGGCATGCAACGTTTTTCTTCCAGAACAGTGTGGCGAAATCAAAAACCCCGTGAAATCCAGCACTTACGTGGGAAATCACGGGGTTTTCTGATCTTCTGTGGTATTAGGCCCGGAGGGATTCGAACCCCCGACCAAGGGATTATGAGTCCCCTGCTCTAACCGCTGAGCTACGGGCCCATCATGCGCCGGAGGGAGTGTTCTCCGGCTTTGGAGGTATTCAGGAATTCTCTCTGCCCTGTTCCTCCTGTTATACCCCCTCCCGCCTGTTATTCTGGTTCCTATATTTTCCCAATACCACCGCGCAGGGTTATGGGAGCGGCCCAGCATCTTGCCGCCATAGCATCTACGTCAGCACAACAAGTGGTGGGTGCCTTGTGGCGTCTGGGTAATTCTGTGCTGTAGTGCTAATTGGCCTTTGTGCCCGCGCCTATCATTTCACACCAAACTCAATGAGGTGCGGGTAGTCGCATCATATTCCGTTGCCGCAAACTGCATCCATGCGTTCCATAGTTTCTTGAAAACTTTGGGCAACCAGCCGAGGCCCGCGTCGGAAACATGGGTTTGTCGTTTCCGACGACGGGTTGTTTCCGGTTTGCGTGCCATCCGGGCGGATTGTGTGTTTGTACGCTTCAGCACCCCGGTCGCGGTGGCTTGACTGTCGTCTCGGTGATCCGGTCCAAAGTGAGCCACCGCTCCTTTTGGCGTTGCCTTCGCGCACTTCTTATTATAACGGGTGTTCCGGGGGCTCACGACACCAGGTGGACGATGGTCGGGCGTGCTCCGCGGTGTGCTGTCAGCGCGTGCACATCCAGGACCGGAACGTCGCATCTCGGGACCCTTGCAGGACATCCAGGCAGGTGGAGGGGTTCCCACCCGACCACAAAGTTCGGGCGTTTCTTGGCAGCCTTGTTGGAGGTGTGGGGACCACGCTGTTTAATAGAGGAATTGTCATCGAATGGAGCGGTCGCGGGGGACTGATTCGGAACTTGGTGCGTGGAAAACGTGAAGAAAACCGCGCGGCAACCACACATTTCCAACGGAAAGGCGAGGGTATGCGGCTGATTGTGCTTGGCAGCGGTGGTTATCACCCTAGTGAACGGCGTCATACGCTGTGTCACGTGATTCCTGAGGCGGGTGTGATCCTGGATGCAGGAACGGGATTCTTCCGCGTGGGCCGATTTCTGGACGAACAGCCGTGGCACATTTTTCTGACGCATGCCCATCTGGATCACATCATCGGGTTGACCTACTACTGGAGCGTCTCACGGGATCGGTCGCTTGGTCCGATCACGGTTTGGGGAAGTGACAAGACCATCGAAGCGGTGAAACGGCACCTGTTCTCGGAGCCGTTGTTCCCCAAAATGCCGCCGTACGAGTTCGCGCTCATCTTGCCGGGGGAAAAGGTAACGGTGCCGAGCGAGCGGGAATCGGGAGAATTTACTGTGACGAGTTTTCCCCTCAGTCACCCCGGGGGTGCACAGGGCTACCGATTTGATTTTCAGGACCGGTCGGTGGCCTACGTGACGGATACCACAGCGGCCGCCCGGCCAACCTACGTCCAGAAGATCATGTGTGTGGATGTGCTCATCCACGAGGCCTATTTTCCACCGGGTTATGAAGATCTGGCTTTGCAGACGGGCCATGTGTCGTCCGTACAGGCCGCCGAGGTAGCACGGGAGTGTCAAGCCAAAAGGCTACTTCTCGTGCACGTAAATCCCCTGAGCGAAGATTCCGACCCCCTCAGGATTATGGAAGTACGGGCGGTGTTTCCGAATGTTACTGTGGCAGAAGACGGGATGAGTCTAGCGTTCTAATCGGGCGGGCTGAAGTAACCCTTTATTGGGGGATGATGGTTGGTTGACCGGCGGGTCGCTTTTTAGGTACAATTCGGCCAGACTAATATGGCTTAACCTCAAACCGAGGAGGCCCGCCGATGCTGCCCGCCTCGTGCTTTCTGTTTCCCACGTCGTGGTGTTCTGGGGCCGATCATGGCGTACGGGGGTCGCCCGACCAAGCCCGTTGCGGTGCGACGGAGCGAGGCGGCCGTTGTTCCGGGAGTAGTGGAACACGTTTTGGTGCAATTGGGCTAGCGCTCAAGGGAGTTCTTCTCTGTGGAATGCTTCTGTTCGTGAATAATCGCCTGTGGGGCCGTGACGCCGCGACGGTGGATTTCGATCGCCAGGTGCGGCCGATTCTTTCGGATAACTGTTTCACCTGTCACGGTCCGGATGCCGCGGCTCGTCAGGCGGATCTCCGGCTGGACCTGCCCGAGGGCGTTTTCGGTTCGGCCGAGTCGCCCGGGGTAGTGATTCCGGGGAAAAAAGAGGAAAGCGAGCTGTATTTGCGGATTTCGGCGGAAGACCCCGAGGAGCGGATGCCGCCCCCGAGTAGCGGGAAAGAGCTGACGCGGGAACAGATCGAGCTCATCGGTCGGTGGATTGATAGCGGCGCCAAGTGGCAACCGCACTGGGCGTTTGTGACGCCCCAGCGACCGCCTCTTCCGGATGTTTCGCGCCCGGAGTGGTGTCGAAATCCCATTGACCGGTTTATCCTTGCACGATTGGAGAAAGAGGGGCTTGCTCCCTCTGAAGAAGCCGACAAGGTAACGCTTCTCCGCAGAGCGACGTACGATCTGACAGGTCTCCCGCCCACGCCGGATGAGGTAGACCGGTTCCTGCAGGACGATTCCCCCGATGCCTACGAAAAAGTTGTCGATCGTCTTCTGGCATCACCGCATTTCGGAGAGCATCGGGCACGCTACTGGTTGGATGTTGCCCGGTATGGCGATACGCATGGGCTCCATCTGGATAATTACCGTTCCATGTGGCCGTATCGGGATTGGGTCATCCAGGCCTTCAACGAAAACAAACCCTATGACCAGTTTATTATTGAGCAACTGGCGGGGGACTTACTTCCCAACGCAACGCTGGATCAAAAAGTGGCGTCGGGGTTCAATCGCTGCAACGTGACGACCAGTGAGGGCGGGGCCATCGACGCGGAATTTCTCGTCCGATATGCCGTGGACCGCACAAGCACGATGGGCACGGCGTTCATGGGGCTGACGGTGGGCTGCGCGGTCTGCCATGATCATAAGTATGATCCCATCACTCAAAAAGACTTTTACCGCATGTACGCGTATTTTTACAGCATGGCGGACCCGGCGATGGACGGAAATAGCGACCGGACGCCACCCATCGTGAGTCTCCCCACACCAGAGCAGGCAACCAAGAAGGCGGCCCTCGAGGAAGAACGGGCAGCCATCGAAAAGCAGATTCGGGAGGAGTTGGATAAGGTCGATTACCGCGATCCCGATGAGGAAGAAACCGGTCCTGCACCGAGCCCGAGGGAGATCGTGTGGATTGACGATGAGGTGCCCGCGGGCGCTGCGTTGTCGGCGGATGGGCACCCCTGGGAATTTGTGGAAGCCGGTGATCCAGCGGCGTTTTCGGGCAAAAAAGTCATGCGGCGAAAGGCCGAGGGCCTCGCGCAGCACTATTTCACTAAGGCCACCCAGCCACTGGTCGTGGGGGATGACGACACGCTATTCGTCCACGTTTATCTGGATCCCCAGAACCCGCCGCGGGAAATCATGCTCCAGTGGAACGACGGGTCGTGGGAGCACCGGGCATTCTGGGGTGAGGACCTCATTGAGTGGGGGCAGAGTGGCAGCCCCAGCCGAAAACGAATCGGCGATCTGCCGGCCGCCGGACAGTGGGTACGGCTCGAAGTCTCGGCAAAGGATGTCGGTCTGGAGGCGGGTAAACAGATCAACGGCTGGGCGTTCACCCAGTATGGAGGAACGGTTTACTGGGACGCCACGGGTATCGTGACGACGGCCATTCAACCAGGTGAGAAGTTTCGCAGTCTGAAACGCTGGGAAGCAGTCGTGAAGGGGGGCAAACCGGACACCTGGCCAAAGCCGGTGGCTGAAATCCTCAAGAAGTCGGCGGACAAGCGGACCCAGGAAGAGCAGGCCAAACTGCGTGATTACTTTGTGGAGTTTGTCTACGAGGACACGCGGGCGATATTTGATCCGCTCCATGCCCGGCGGGACGAAGTGGACAAGCAGCTCAGGGAACTGGAGAGCCAGATCGCGGTGAGCTTGGTGTCGGCCGACCTGCCGCAACCCCGAGAGGCGTTTGTGCTGGAACGGGGCGACTACGAAAAGCCGCGGGAGAAAGTGGAGCCGGGTGTCCCCAGTGTGCTGCCGCCGCTGCCTCCTGATGCACCACCGAATCGACTCGGCCTGGCGCGTTGGCTTGTCCAGCCCAATCATCCATTGACGGCGCGGGTGGCAGTCAACCGCTTCTGGCAGGAAATATTTGGCACGGGATTGGTGAAGACCTCTGAGGATTTTGGCACGCAGGGTGAACGCCCCAGCCATCCGGAACTTCTGGACTGGCTGGCGGTGGAGTTCATGGAAAGCGGCTGGAATGTGAAACATCTCTTCCGGTTGATAGTGACCTCGGCCACCTATCGGCAGAGTGCGAGGGTCCGTCCTGAGTTGCTGGCGAAGGATCCTGAAAATCGGCTGCTTGCCCGTGGTCCACGGTTCCGGCTGGATGCAGAGGAAATCCGCGATACCGCTTTGTTTGTGTCGGGATTGCTTGTGGACAAAATCGGTGGACCGAGTGTCAAGCCATACCAGCCGGAAGGGCTCTGGGAAGCAGTGGGCTACACGACGAGCAATACCGCGAAGTTCGTCCAGGATCACGGCGAAAAACTTTATCGCCGCAGCCTGTACACGTTCTGGAAAAGAACATCACCTCCACCCGGACTGGTACTGTTTGACGCGCCCAGTCGGGAAGCCTGCGTGATGCGGCGTGCCCGCACGAACACGCCGCTCCAGGCCCTCAACTTGATGAACGATGTCCAGTATGTGGAGGCCGCGCGAAAAATGGCGGAACGTCTCCTCCAGAAAGGATTCAGCGATCCTGGCGACACCGCGAAGTACGGTTTTAAGCTGGTGACGTGTCGCGAGCCTAAACCGAGCGAACTGGCTGTGCTTCTGGAGCTTTACCGGTGGCAGCGTGATTACTTCGAGAAGAACCCACCGGCTGCGGAACAGCTACTCCAGGTGGGAGAATCACCTCGCGATGAACAACTTCCCGCGCGAGAACTGGCCGCCTGGACGATGGTGTGCAACGCGCTACTGAATTTGGACGAAACCATCACCAAGCCGTAGCAGCCGGCTTGGCATAGTGTTGTAAACACGGTCTCTTTTGGCCGGAGAGAACGCCATGGATCCCTTCGAAGAATATCGGCTCCTGGAAACACGACGGCAGTTTTTCGGGCGGTTGGCGCGGGGGCTGGGACCGATCGCGCTGGCTTCTTTGCTCAATGAAAACCTGTTTTCGTCAGTCGCGGGAGCGGTTCCGGAGCGTCAGCCCGGTCGGTCCGGAGTGCTGGAGAAACTCCATTATCCACCGCGGGCCAAACGGGTCATCTACATGGTGATGAACGGGGCCCCGTCGCAACTTGATCTCTTTGACTACAAACCCAAACTGCTTGAAATGTTCGACGCCGATTTGCCCGAGTCGGTCCGAATGGGTCAGCGTTTGACGACCATGACGTCGGGCCAAAAACGGTTTCCGCTGGCTCCGTCGATCTACAAGTTTGCGCAGTACGGGCAGTCGGGAGCGTGGATCAGTGAACTGCTCCCTCACCTGGCCACCGTGGTGGATGAAATTGCCATCATCAAGAGTATGCACACGGAGGCCATCAATCATGACCCGGCGATCACATATCTCTTAACGGGTTCGCAGATACCGGGGCGTCCCAGTCTGGGGGCATGGTTGTCGTACGGATTGGGGTCCCTCAACCGCGATCTACCGACGTTCGTCGTGCTCCATTCCACGTGGAGCGCGAAGCGAGATGCCCAGGCAATCTACGAGCGATTGTGGGGGGCGGGTTTCCTGCCGTCGTACCACCAGGGCGTGAGCTTTCGATCGAAGGGGGATCCCGTGCTCTATCTGAGTAATCCCCCCGGTGTGTCGCCCGAGTCGCGAGAAAAAACCGTTCAGGCGGTCGTCGAGCTCAATCGTGAACTCTACAACGCGCTGGGAGACCCCGAGATCCAGACCCGTATCAGCCAGTATGAGATGGCGTTCCGTATGCAGTTTTCTGTGCCGGAGCTCACCGATCTCTCCCAGGAGCCAGAAGAGACGTTCGAATTGTACGGGGAGGATGCCCGGAAACCCGGCACTTTTGCGGCCAACTGTCTGCTTGCACGGCGGCTTGTGGAACGGGATGTGCGATTCGTCCAGATTTTCCATCGCGGTTGGGACCACCACTACGACCTGCCGCGGGACCTTCCGCTTCAGTGCCGCGATGTGGATCAGGCCTGCCGGGCCCTCATCATTGACCTGAAGCGCCGGGGATTACTGGAAGACACGCTCCTGGTCTGGGGCGGTGAATTCGGCCGGACGGTGTACTGCCAGGGAACTCTCACCAAAACCAACTACGGCCGCGACCACCATCCGAGGTGCTTTACGATGTGGCTGGCGGGCGGAGGTGTTAAACCGGGCATTGTGTACGGAGAAACCGACGATTTCAGCTATAACATCATCAAGGACCCGGTGCACATCCACGATCTGAACGCTACGATTCTCTATCTCTTGGGGATCGATCACACGAAATTGACGTATCGGTTCCAGGGCCGGGAGTTCCGGCTCACCGACGTCGCCGGAAACGTGGTGAAGGGAATCCTCGCCTGACGCCGCTGGTTTCTGGTTACGGTCCGCGGAGGAGCTTCTCCAGGAATTGGAGCGTCTCCTCGGGGAGTTTGCGGTCTGCGTGCGGCGTGATCGTGTGGAGCCAGAGCGCTTTTTCCGCTGCTTTTTGGGCCCCATCGCGATCTCCCAGTGTTCGCAGGAGCTCGGCAAGCCCGGCGTGATACCGAGCCTGGTGGGGATAAAGGTCGATGGCCCGGCGGGCGAAGGTAACGGCTTTCGCGAGGGCTCGCCGGTCGTTCGTTTCCTGGAACAATTGTTGGTAGGCAAGAGCGAGAACCCAGGAAGCGGCATGGTGATTGGCAGCCCGTGGGATAAGTTCAGCGGCGTAGGTGTCAAGCTCCTTCGCCCGCTCCTGAGGAGACGACGGTCTGGGTTTCCGCAGGACGGCGGTGAGGTCAGCCGCATCGGGTTTGCTGAGCAACGATTCCGCGGGCTTTTTCTGGGGATCGGGACCCTCCGCCTGCCACAATTCCACCAGCCGCATCCAGGGCTCGAACGCCCAGGGATCGGCCTCGGCAGCCAGCCGACAGAATTGTTTGGCACGATCGATCGAAAACCGTCGCGCGGCACTGGCCTGAGCGAGAAGGCTGCGGGCCTGAAGCACAGGCGAATAGGCCGTGGTGTAAAACGCCGCGATCAGCAAGCCGAAAAACATCAGGGTGGCAAATCCTGCCCAGGTGGGAAGCGGCACGGAAAGGCCCTGAGGGGAAGCGAGTTGACGAAGTCGCTGCGACCAGCCGCCGGACGCTTGGTTCTCTGATAAGGATTGTCCCGTGAAGTGCCCCGTTGGAACATCGGTCGCCAGCACCCAGAGCAACCAGAAGCTGCCAGCCACACCGGGGAACGTGAGTCCGCCTGCTGCCAGCCAGTTAACGCCAATGGCAACAAGCGCCGCGGCGAGGATTCCAGGGGCCAACGTGCCCGCCTGAATCCACGGCCAGAGTCCCACCCCGATGAGAACAGCCACGGGAAGTCCCACCAGTAAGAACGTCAGGTCCTGGGGGGCCGAGCTGAGCAGTCCCAGCCAATAGCTTGCCGGCCAGGCCAGCAACCATCCCAGTGCAATCGGCCACAGTTGCTCACGGCTGTGAAGAGCTGTCCTTTGCGACGCACCCACGAGTGCTCCCGCCGAGGATGGCCGGGGGCCCGCCGACGAGTTGGTGGTCGAGTCTGATCGCGCGCCCTTGAGGTTCCAGAAAGTGAGCCCAATTGCCAAGAGGAAAAGCACCCCGGCGGGAATGCCTCCCGTGGCGGTCACTTCCAGAAGAAAATTGTGCGGGTCGGAGATCTCCTCGCTCGCTTCGGGAAGTTTGTATCGGGTGTATGCGTAGCGGAAATTTCCCGGCCCACAACCCAACAGGGGCTGATCGGCGATCATGTTTATGGTGGCCCGCCAGTAT
This is a stretch of genomic DNA from Thermogutta terrifontis. It encodes these proteins:
- a CDS encoding O-antigen ligase family protein, with the protein product MAKQRIPHRRETPSQDSGEKAAEPHNQERRSSSGVRAFLLAMVTLLLVARPLFPSEGADLGDDVAPTMLLFGAVLIGIVFNLGRSGWRVKLQRVDLAFLATVVWLVLAALRAVYSGTARPAINMLWVWVGYYVLWQLLRQLNLTDRQRRAVLAGMAALAVGVAFYGLYQYLVELPHLRTAYQTRRTELLRELGWDDLLEDPVGLAQFENRLFSREPLATFALTNSLAGFLLPWCLVLLAAVVGNVKLLFDTSIETASGTSPSRTHNTSRDGSLGGPTRGLVWAALALCILGLAGLLCCLVLTKSRSAYVALVCGMAILLALGTSLRGTVARRVLMAVMVLLALALAVAITTRGIDWQVLSEATKSLGYRWQYWRATINMIADQPLLGCGPGNFRYAYTRYKLPEASEEISDPHNFLLEVTATGGIPAGVLFLLAIGLTFWNLKGARSDSTTNSSAGPRPSSAGALVGASQRTALHSREQLWPIALGWLLAWPASYWLGLLSSAPQDLTFLLVGLPVAVLIGVGLWPWIQAGTLAPGILAAALVAIGVNWLAAGGLTFPGVAGSFWLLWVLATDVPTGHFTGQSLSENQASGGWSQRLRQLASPQGLSVPLPTWAGFATLMFFGLLIAAFYTTAYSPVLQARSLLAQASAARRFSIDRAKQFCRLAAEADPWAFEPWMRLVELWQAEGPDPQKKPAESLLSKPDAADLTAVLRKPRPSSPQERAKELDTYAAELIPRAANHHAASWVLALAYQQLFQETNDRRALAKAVTFARRAIDLYPHQARYHAGLAELLRTLGDRDGAQKAAEKALWLHTITPHADRKLPEETLQFLEKLLRGP